AAATTCCCTGGGCGGTTTCGGGGCGGAGGTAAACAACGGCACCCGAATCTTCAACAGGTCCAACAAATGTTTTAAACATCAGGTTGAATTTGCGGGCATCTGTGAAAGTTCCCTTGTTGCCACAATTAGGGCAGCTTAGAGCGGAGAGCACAGAGCTTGGAGTTGTTTCTGATAATTTCTTGAATTCTTCGATTATAAATTCATCTTTTTGTTGACCTTGATATTTTTGTGGGTCAATTTCACGTAAAACATCTTTCTGTTTTTTAAGAGATATTTCTTCGAAAAGGATATCAAGACGATAACGCGATTTGCATTGTTTGCAATCGACCATCGGGTCTGTGAAATTTTCAACATGACCGGATGCTTCCCAGACACGCGGGTGCATCAGGATTGCCGCATCAAGACCTTCAACGTTATCTCGGTAGGTCATTGATTTCCACCATTCATCTTTGATGTTGCGCAGAAGCTCTACACCAAGTGGACCGTAATCCCACGCGCCGTTTAATCCGCCGTAAATTTCCGATGATTGAAATATAAATCCTCTTCGCTTGCAGAGTGAGACGAGTTTTTCCATTAATTGTGCTTCTGTATTTTGTTTTGCCATAATATCCTAATGATATGAATTATTTCTTCTTTTTCTTTTGCTTATCCACAACTAAAGGCTTTATCTCTTTTGTGGTTTTTAATATAATTGATTCAATAATATACCTATCCAATTTTATATGTATTGTTACTGATTTCTCCTTAGTATTTTCTGAGCCGATCGCTCTGCCGCCATATTTCTGCGCCATCAAGTTAAGCGATTTATTTAATTCTATTACAGAAAAATCTTCCTGTATATTTATCCGGCGTTCAATTCGTTTGATTTCAGGATCGGTTGTATTTATGATCTTCTTCTTTATCGCATCCGGTTTGATTTTCGCATGTATTAGAATTGAATCAACTTCGGCATCAATTTTAAATGCACGATCTTTGAGTGAATTGAATTCATCGTTGGAATTATCGGATGATTGTGATAATAACTGCATTCCTAAAGATGAAAAAGCCAGTAAAACGATATTGAAAAAAAGTATTTTCATCTACCCGGGAAGTTGGGTTTGCGTTTCTCGATAAAAGCTTTTGTTCCTTCTTTCATATCTTCAGTTGAAAAGCATTTGCTGAACAGTTCAGCTTCATATTTCAATCCGTTTTCTAACGACATTTCAAGATTAGAATTCAATGCCTTGATTGCAAGGGCAACAGCAGTGGGAGCTTTAGATAAAATTGTTTGTGCCATGGCTTCAACAGTTGGTTTCAATTCAGCTAATGGGACAATTTTGTTTACAAGTCCGATACGCAGTGCTTCTGCCGCATCAATTACATTTCCAGTAAGTGTCAGTTCCATTGCCTTACCGATTCCAACAATGCGCGCGAGACGTTGAGTTCCGCCGTGACCAGGTATTAAACCTAAATTTACCTCAGGCTGTCCGAATTTTGCATTCTCGGAAGCAATCCGGATATGACATGCCATTGCGATTTCACATCCGCTGCCGAGTGCGAATCCATTTATCCCCGCGATAACAGGTTTTGGGAAATTCTGAATGTAGCTGAGAAGCGCATTCCCGACTTCAGAATATTTTTTTGCAGCCGATGTGTCATAAGTTGCAAGCACACTTATATCAGATCCGGCAACAAATGCTTTTTCGCCTGCACCGGTTAAAACAATCACGCCGACATTTGAGTCGTTGATGAAAGCTTCGAATGCTTGTCGGAGTTCATCAATTACTTGAAGGTTGACCGCATTCAATTTGTCCGGTCGATTGAAGATGACAGTTGCGATTTTATCTTTAATATCAACAAGTATAGTTTGAAAGTCCATAATATCTCCTGTTTAATAAATTCTACGCAATTTCAACCCTGCTCTGGTCTCCGATCATAAAACGGTGCACGAGCGGCTTTCCAATCGCGTCAACTACTTCGACATCGTTGCCAAGGATGCTGCCTTCGATTCGTAATTTGACATTATGAATTTTACAATCTCTCAGGACTATACTGTATTCAACCTCAGCATTGCGAATCGTTGTTCTATCGCCGATAGATGTGAACGGTCCGATGTAACTGTTTTCGATTATTGTATTTTTACCGATTATCGCAGGTCCTCTTACAACGCTGTTTATGACTTTTGAATCTTCATCCAAAATAACTTTTCCGAGAACGGATGATACTTTATCAACTTCACCTTTAAAATTCGGTTCAATATTATCAAGTATCAACCGATTTGCTTCAAGCAGATCGGCAGGCTTTCCGGTATCTTTCCACCAGCCGGTAATTTCACTGTACCCAACCTTGTATCCTTTTTCAATTAAATAAGTATGGGCATCCGAAATTTCAAGTTCACCACGTTCGCTTGGTTTAATATTTTTTACAGCTTCAAAAATATGACTGTCGTAAATATATATTCCTGCAACGGCAAATTGACTTTTTGGCTTAGCTGGTTTTTCTTCAACTTTTACAATTTTATTATTTTTGATGACCGGAACACCGAATCTTTCAGGATCTTTCACTCTTGAGAGAGTAAGCCAGCAGTTGCAATCACTTTTCTCAAATTCATCGATGAATCGTTTTACACCCCCAACAACCATATTATCACCGAGATAAAAAATGAAGTTATCTTTGCCGATGAACTTTTGGGCTATCTTCACTACATGAGCAAGACCTGCGGGAGTTTTTTGAGGGATGTAGGTGATCTTAACGCCCCAACGTTTTCCGTTACCTATGGCATCTGGTACTTCGCTGCTATCGGCAGTATGGATGATACCGATCTGTTTTATACCTGCATCTACAGCCGCCTCTATCGCGTAGTACAATATCGGTTTATTGGCAATCGGGATAAGGTGCTTATTCTGGGTGTGGGTTAACGGGCGAAGACGGGTTCCTTTCCCGCCGCTGGCTATGAGAGCTTTCACTTTTTTCCCTTTATAATTTTTTTGATTGAACTTGATTGAATAAACTTTCTGAATTTAAGAATTATTTCTGTAAAATCCTCATCGGTTAATCGTTTATTCTCTTTTGCTGACCTTGCGACTTCGACTCCGCAGATTGTATAGAGGGGTAGAAGGTGAGGTGAATGTTCGTTGAGTGTTTTTAGATGAAGGTCTAAAGTCTCAATATCCCCGCGTACGATTGGTCCGGTTAGCGCTTTACCAATTCCATCTTTCATCATATTTTCCATCGAAGCGGTGAGCAATTGTCCAAATAACTCCGACCATGGGATTGAGAGACGTAACTTTGCTGTCAGCTCACTCAACGAATTCAATAAAATCAT
The genomic region above belongs to Ignavibacteriales bacterium and contains:
- a CDS encoding enoyl-CoA hydratase/isomerase family protein, producing MDFQTILVDIKDKIATVIFNRPDKLNAVNLQVIDELRQAFEAFINDSNVGVIVLTGAGEKAFVAGSDISVLATYDTSAAKKYSEVGNALLSYIQNFPKPVIAGINGFALGSGCEIAMACHIRIASENAKFGQPEVNLGLIPGHGGTQRLARIVGIGKAMELTLTGNVIDAAEALRIGLVNKIVPLAELKPTVEAMAQTILSKAPTAVALAIKALNSNLEMSLENGLKYEAELFSKCFSTEDMKEGTKAFIEKRKPNFPGR
- a CDS encoding glucose-1-phosphate thymidylyltransferase; amino-acid sequence: MKALIASGGKGTRLRPLTHTQNKHLIPIANKPILYYAIEAAVDAGIKQIGIIHTADSSEVPDAIGNGKRWGVKITYIPQKTPAGLAHVVKIAQKFIGKDNFIFYLGDNMVVGGVKRFIDEFEKSDCNCWLTLSRVKDPERFGVPVIKNNKIVKVEEKPAKPKSQFAVAGIYIYDSHIFEAVKNIKPSERGELEISDAHTYLIEKGYKVGYSEITGWWKDTGKPADLLEANRLILDNIEPNFKGEVDKVSSVLGKVILDEDSKVINSVVRGPAIIGKNTIIENSYIGPFTSIGDRTTIRNAEVEYSIVLRDCKIHNVKLRIEGSILGNDVEVVDAIGKPLVHRFMIGDQSRVEIA